The genomic region agcgaggaggagaatcGCCAGAACCTCGTTTACGCCACCGACACGGCATGCATCAGGTTGGATGATATCCACGGCGCCTGCTTGGAGGAGTTGTTTGAACATGACGCGGTTCTGGCACATTTCTCCTGTTGCTACTGCGATCGCGCCGTGGGTTGTGTTGGATAGACCTTGGCGGATAGCAGCGTGTCCTAGAATGTCGTCTGGAGATGTTGGTTCTTCGATAAACCACGGTTTGAACTCTGCGAGAGCATTCATGTGCGTGATGGCTTCAGTGACAGACCAGACCTGTAATGGAGAATAAGTCAAGTGATCTCAGACCGAGAGGTTGGGTCATACCTGGTTCGCATCCACCATGAGCACGTTGCCTTTGTCATAGCCCAACACATCACGGGCGATCCTCAATCTCTGtcgatcttcttcaagatccGTGCCAACCTTGAGTTTGAAGTACTTGAAGCCCTGTTGCACGCTCTCCTCAAGtagcttcttcatcttgtcttCACCATACCCCAACCAGCCGGCACTAGTAGTGTACGCAGGAACTGCACGATTGTTCAAAGCCTCCTGGATCCTCTCGGACTTGCCCCTTTGCGCTGATCTCAGGATTTCCAAGGCATCATTAGGACTCAGCACGTCAGAAATATAGCGAAAGTCAATACATTGGATGACTTCTTCTGGCGTCATGTCCGCAACAACGCGCCAGACAGGCTTTCCCAATGTCTTCGCCCACAGGTCCCAGATTGCATTCACTAGGGCACCGAGAGCTAGATGTATGACGCCTTTTTCAGGGCCAACCCAGCGGAGTTGTGAGTCCGAGGTTAGATAACGCCAGGTTTTACCCCAGTTCTTTGTGAGCTCAGAGAGATTTTTGCCTTGAATTAATGGCGCGAGGAGATCGATTGCGCCACAGACGAGTTCATTGCCGCGGCCAATTGTGAAGGTCTATGAATGTTCCATGAGATTCAGTTTAGTACAGATGCAGGAGTGCTTTACGTACCATGCCATGGCCTGTGAAGTTGGGGTCATCGGTGACAAGAACACAGAATGCAGCTGAATAGTCTGGTGACAGATTCATGCCATCTGAGCCAGCCTTGTCTAAGGATGTCTTGAGGTCCAAGTTAGCGCATATTGTGCCCGCCATTTCTCTAATCACATACAGGAAACCGCACATCGTGTGAGGTAATAGTCTTGATAATAACCATGGTCTCTTGAATGTTGGCgggtgatgttgatcaagtTTGAGCAGATTTGCATTGCTACATACTCATCTCATTCATTGAGGTAACTATTTGTTCTATAAGTAACATATCTGTTGACATCGATCGCGTCTCCATCTCCACTTCAAGTTCCACCTAAGAAGCGTCAGGCAAAATAGAGTCAAAGTGTCCTACAACTAAAAACAAGTCATTGCTTTATCTTTTCCCAAACCGGGTAGATAACTCCTCTATAGCAAGGGATCTAACTTCAAACTGGACACCAGGCCAGCACCTTTTTTCCGACGCTTCAAATCCTCAAGTATTGACAATGTAGGGTAGCGTAGGATTTCCCCCAGAACAGCCTAGTCTCTTCCCCCTCACTCTGGCAATTTGATGATTGGCCCAGTTCCCTACTGCCGGATAAATCATTCCAAGATCCCGGCGGGAAATTACTAAAGACGCAGAGGTCGCACGGATATTTTCCTCATCACTTAATTATCCTGATTATAGTGGGCTTCCCGCAATATTCGCAAGCAGTGGATAAACATGGATCCTCATCAGAATGCACCGCGTCAACATGCCAAGAGGGATCCACCAAGTGGCCGGAAGAGAACAAGACTTGCTTGCGACAGATGCAGCACTCTGAGAGTCCGCTGTGATGGTCAGCAGCCGTGGTAAGTGTCAGACGAGCAGATCACCAATCACAAACAAGATACAGAAGAGCTCACGTCAGAATACACTCCAGTCGTCGTTGTCAAGGTAAGCGTTCATTACTTGATGGAGAGAAGGATTTGTTGACGAATGGATGTTTTAGAATACCAATCGACATGCCATTATACTCGAAGTATCGGTAGGCGTGGTCGTAAGCCAAAATCAGCAAATCGAGTACAGCAACCACAGCAGGATCGAGAGTTTGACTCATCTGAAGCTGATTGTGATCTTGAGCAAAGCACGCCGCATCCACGGCCGGAGCAGAGTGGAACTTATGACGGCCAGGAAAGTCCCGGTCTCCCCACAAATAACCAGGACACAGTCTCGACGCATTACTCATCCAGCCACTCATCACATCATGATGCTGTGCCGCTGGATATGCCAGCCGA from Fusarium oxysporum Fo47 chromosome III, complete sequence harbors:
- a CDS encoding enolase C-terminal domain-like protein, which codes for MVIIKTITSHDVRFPTSLDKAGSDGMNLSPDYSAAFCVLVTDDPNFTGHGMTFTIGRGNELVCGAIDLLAPLIQGKNLSELTKNWGKTWRYLTSDSQLRWVGPEKGVIHLALGALVNAIWDLWAKTLGKPVWRVVADMTPEEVIQCIDFRYISDVLSPNDALEILRSAQRGKSERIQEALNNRAVPAYTTSAGWLGYGEDKMKKLLEESVQQGFKYFKLKVGTDLEEDRQRLRIARDVLGYDKGNVLMVDANQVWSVTEAITHMNALAEFKPWFIEEPTSPDDILGHAAIRQGLSNTTHGAIAVATGEMCQNRVMFKQLLQAGAVDIIQPDACRVGGVNEVLAILLLAAKFKVPIVPHSGGVGLPEYTQHLSTIDFVVISGRKSVLEYVDHLHEHFGHPSKIVDGHYVTPLVPGYSVEMKPESLISSKACIALVRKIPAIPSSSEPYSPFTLIDFLQFVGKEIENLQENLHKKGPAFAVYDFGENDATARTKMIYGSARDTVRQSLDNLSLDINAYDAGDIDKGGVLRLLD